TTAAGCTTGTTTATATAGGAACGGTTGCACAGACCGGAGATAGAATGCCTCCTATTCATTGGGGGAGAGTGGGAGATCCTATAAAGCCAAGTGTTCATGACTATTATGCAGTATCAAAAATTGCAGCGGAAAGGGCTGTCATTGAATCTGGACTAAAGTATTGGGTTTCTCTAAGACAGACAGGAATCATCTCACAACATATGTTAGATATAAAAGACGGTATCACGTTCCACAATTGCCTGGACAATGTTCTTGAATATGTGAGTGATCACGACTCAGGTGTTCTTCTAAAAAATGCTTGTGAGGATCTGCCGGAAGATTTCTGGGGTCATATATACAACATTGGCGGAGGGGAAAAGGCAAGACTAGGCACATATCAAATGTTTAAGGACTTATTTGAAGTGATGGGACTTACTAAAATGGAGTATGCCATTGACGCAAACTGGTTTGCCACAAGAAATTTCCATGGGCAATACTATTTGGATTCGGATAAACTGGAGAACTATTTACACTTCAGAAGCCAAGGTGCAGAATATTACATTGATCTTTACAAGAAAAACAATGAAAGTGCCATTAGGGCGGCTAAAATAATTACAAAGTTCCCAGGTGGACAAAAGCTTATTGGTAATAGTGTAAGAAAGCAGTTTGAGAAAATAGCAAGAACAGAGCATGGCCCACTTTTCTGGGTAGAAAACAACAAGCTTGAGTACATTGAGACCTTCTTTATCTCCAAGGAGGCAAGAGATGCTATTTCACCAAGTATAAAGGATTTTAAGCCGTATTCAAATTATGACAGAGTAGTTCATATCGATCACGGTTATGATGAAACAAAGCCTGAGAGCAAGCTTGATATTGAAGATTTAAAAAAAGCAGCAGCTTTCCGTGGGGGCAAATGCATGTCTGATAATATGACAATGGGAGATATGAGGACAAAGCTCGGTTTCAAGTGTGCTTTCGGTCATGCCTTTGATGCAAGTCCAAGGCTTATATTGGAAGGCGGCCATTGGTGTCCTCAGTGTGAGCGTGAAAGCTGGAACTACCATGAAATTGCAAAAACAAGTGAGTTTTTTGCTCAAGTATGGTATACGCTTCATAGTAAAAATGAACCAAGTAAGGTTTATCCAAAGAAGGTTAATGAACTCGACTATATTTAAATTAAGAATGTGAAAATTTTTTATGTATATTAGGCAATAGTTGAACAGGTTCATGAGTTAGCTGAACATGTTTTCAATATACGTATTTCTTGCTATGGCGTGACATTGCTTGTTTTGATAAAATTAACAAAATAAATAAATATGGTATATATGATCGTTTGAAAAACAGCTTATTAAAGAAAGAAAGCGCAAAACATCTCCTTAAACACAGCAAAAATTGCATATTAAGCTTCCAAAAATTGTGTTATATTATAGCAAATGTATTTTATAAAAGGAGTTTTGGTGGGGAATTTACAAGCCATGCCATTCTATCTGACTGATGAAGACTCCTAGTTATAAGCATAAACTCCATGTTGAAAACGTTTAAAAAGGAGGGATAAATGTTTAAATAAATGAGCGATTCCTGACCCAGATTACCAGCAAAGCAACTGCCACGGATATTGAGAATTTAATGATAATGAATTATGTGTATGCTGTTACTGATTACTATAACAAATTAATATTAATAGAGAGAAATGACCTTGAAACAACTATTAATAATAAATAAAATATTTTCGAAAAATTATAAAATATTAACAAACTTATATTTTATTACACAGTTTGAAAAGTTACAAACTAACTCAATAGGGGGGGAAATATTATGGAAACAATTAAAACACCTTTTCCGCGATTAGCTGCGGGTATCGTAATTGGTTTTGGGCTGATGATTATGGGGTTCCTGACCACTGGTGCACTATTGGTGCCACTCAAGGTTATGGCTATCGCTCCTAATGGTTACGCCTCATCCTATGGTCTGGTGGCAGGTGTAAGCGCAATTTTTGCTTTAATCGGTAACCCGATTGGTGGTGCCATCAGCGACCGAAGCACTGTGGCTTTTGGAAGACGCCGTCTTTGGATTTTACTGGGTTCGTTGATTGGCTCATTATGCATCATGTTCATTTTATTTTCGAAAACGATTTTAGGCGTTGTGATAGGATGGTCAGCAGCACAGTTTTTCTTTAATTTTACCTGGGCGGCTTATACAGCTTTGATTCCCGATCAGGTTGAGGAATCCAAACGCGGTACAATGTCGGGTATATTTGGCATTATTATGCCTGCTTTTATGACTGTAGGAATGATATTGATTAATGTCATTGTCCATGCTACCGATGCAGTTAAGTTCACCACGTTCGCATGTATTAGCATTATCGGACCAATCATCAGCTTGTTTATTATAAAAGAAGGCAAGGTGGAATTCGTCAAAAAGAGCGATAATATATCCTTTGGTAAAAAGATCAGCAAGGTTTTCCCAAGTCCTAAAAAATATCCTGAGTTTACATGGGCTTTGTTCTCAAAGTTCCTTCTGATGATGGGCTATTGCAGTATGTTTTATATAACAGTTATGCTGGGTGGCCGTATGCATATGGATCCAGCACAGATAACATCCACTTACTCCATAATCATGATTTTGGGCTTTGCTTTTACTATTATTACCAGCCTTCTGGGTGGTATTTTATCAGACAAAATCAGAAAGCAAAAAATCTTTCTTTATATTTCTACCGTGATTATCACAATCGGTATTTTGATGTTCATTATACCAAACGTTAAGGTCTTTTTTATTGCAGCTATAGTGCTTAACATAGGTGGAGGCTGTTTTATGGCTGTAGATACGGCTATGGTTGCCCGTGTATTGCCCAATAAAGAGGATACTGCCAAGGACTTTGGACTCATGAACGTTGCCAATTGTCTACCACAATCGATAGTGCCTGCAATAGGACCGTTGCTACTTTTCATTGGAGGCTGGAACTTCTTTTATATATTCCTTGCGATCATGCCGATTATAGGTATATTCACCATTATGCCTATACCGGAAGTAGGTCATAAGCTGAAGTCCGAAAGAGAAGCGGAAACAAATATCCTTGCTGGTACGGTAGTTGAAACAGAATAAGGAAGTAAGATATATGGTTCCTTCAGAAGCACAAACTACTGCTGGCGCTTACCGGAAACTTGTGGATGTTCTTGGAACCAAGTACGATGTTGTGGACCGCAAGGGAATCGACATGGTGGTCAAAAAGATTCTTCCACTCTTGAGCCCACACAGCAACTTAGTGCCATGAGGACTTCAATGGGTTGGGATAATGCAGATGGAAGGCTTGCAAATAAAAATGAAATGACAAGGAGTTCTGATTATGATAGAGGCCGACTTGAAAGCAAGACGTGAAACCTCATCTCAGAATGCTGAACAAGTTGCTACTCAAAAAAATTAAACAATTTGGTCCGTGGGGCCTTTTGCCCCACGGAGTTTTTGTATTGAAAGGGTTGATAAATAGCCCGGCAGACATAATTACGAGATACTTCCAAAATATGAGAAAATTGTGTTTGGTATGTTAGATATGATGCACGCTTTTCTTGACAGCATGGGTGTACTGCCACAGGCCGAGGACCGCGTGCTTGAGGTTATCGAATTTGTAAAAAGGACGCTGAAAGCGTAGTTTAAAGGAGTGCTGAGAATTAAAAACATAATATTGGAGGTAAAAAGGATGGTAAAAAAATTTTTATTTGATGAATTACCTGTTGTTCAGACAAAAGCAGGTCAATTAAAAGGTTATTTTTATGACGGGATTTATATTTTCAAAGGAATTCCTTATGCACAGGCAAAAAGGTTTCAGATGCCAGAGGAAGTAACTCCATGGGAAGGCATCAAGGATGCTACGTCTTATGGATATGTATGTCCACTTATGGAACAGGATCGTCCAGGTGCAGAATTGATGGTGCCACACCGTTACTGGCTTCAGGATGAAAATTGCCAGAATCTTAATATCTGGACGAAAGCTCTTGATGAGAATGCTAAAAAGCCAGTTTTAATATGGCTCCACGGTGGCGGATTCACTGCTGGATCATCCATTGAACAGGTAGCATATGACGGTTTTAATATGAGTCAACTTGGGGACGTAGTGGTAGTGAGTGTGAATCACCGTCTCAATATCCTTGGATATATGGATCTTTCACCTTTTAGAGAGAAATATAAAAATTCCCAGAATTCCGGTCATGCTGATCTTGTAGCATCTTTGAAATGGGTTCACGAAAACATAGCCCAATTTGGCGGAGACCCTGAAAATGTTACACTGTTCGGACAGTCTGGCGGCGGTATGAAAATTACCGGTCTGATGCAGATACCGGATGCGGATGGACTCTTCCATAAGGGAATTGTTATGAGCGGAATTGACGATGGTAAGCTGATGCCTCAACCACATGGAGATGGAAGAATGATTGTAACAGCCATGTTGGAAGAAATGGGGCTTTCAGAAAATGAAGTGGAAGCTCTAGAAACACTTCCTTACCATGAACTGGTAAAAACTTATGGCAAGGTATGTCCGATGGTTATGCAAAAGGGCGGCTATATGGGCTGTGCGCCAATGAAAAATGATTATTATTATGGAGAGCCTCTCATACATGGATTTACAGAACATGCAAAAACAATTCCACTGATGGTAGGCTCTGTATTTGGTGAGTTTGCATTTAAACCAATGCCTTTTAATAAATATGAGCTTTCTGATGAGGAGGAAAAAGCAATCCTTGGTCAGCGTTATGGCCAGCATGCACAGGAGCTTACAGATTTGTTTGTCAAAGCTTATCCTGACAAGAAAGCAGTTGATTTATTGACGCTTGACAGGATTTTCCGTATGCCTTCCAAGGCACTGGCAAAACTGCAGGCAGAAGGAGGAAAGGCTCCTGCGTACCTGTATCATTTCACTCTGGAATTTCCTTATGCGTATGGAAAGGCAGCTTGGCATTGTTCAGACATTCCTTTTGTCTTCCATAATTCAGATAAAGTTGAAATCTGTAATATTGATGGCGTTTCAGATGAACTGGAAGAAAAGATTTTCCAAGCGGTCATCCATTTTGCACATACCGGTAATCCAAATCACCCAGGGCTACCTGAGTGGCAAGCTGTGAAACCAGAAGACGAGCCTACCATGATTTTTGACCGAGATTGCAAGATCTGTCATAATTATGATGATGAATTGATAAAGTTGTATGATGAAGTAAGTGGTCCTATTAGCCTTGCCGATTTATTCTCGCAGGACGTTCAGCATTAAGAAGTTAGTACATGAGGTTACATTGCTTGGGCGTTATGATCTTATAAAGGAATATGATCACGTTTATATCTCAAAGGTATTCTCTTTTTATAAGGCACCGGAAAATCTCATTGACTATAAAAATATAACAATTTCTAATAAATACAAATGAATAATTTATATTCTTCATTTTAAGCCTTTTAGTATCATACATGTATATAAAGCATCACAAAATAACAATATTATAAAAGAATAAATGACAAGAATACATTTTCTCTTAACTTAAGTGTGATGTGCTTTTATGTAAAATAGTATTTATGCATATTAGAATTATTTTTCAAAAACACATATGGACACGTCTTACCTTTGATTACCGCAACTTAGGATAGGGCACCGACAACGGTGAACCGAGTTTGGGAAAGCTTTGACCCGGAAACGGAAAATATGAAGCTACCAAAACTAAAACCCGGGCAGTAGGGGTTAAGTAGAGGGAAATTTAAAGTATTGGCTACGCTCGTAGATGCCTAGGTGTTATGGCTTTCGGACAGGGGTTCGACACCCCTCGCCTCCACCATACATAAACAACAATTTTGATACAATGGAAAACCCTTGAATTCAGGGGTTTTTGTTGTTTTTTGGGCAAAATGCAAGCTAGAATTTGAGACTGAAAGCACGAAAACTTGGATCGAATTGAAATAAATGCACACCCCCTATGAAATTTAGTGTAGGGGGTGTGCATTTTTAGTAGGGGGTGTGCACTTTTTAGCGGAAATAGAAAGCTAGTGTTTTAGGGACTTTGAGTATAATTACGAAATAAATGCAGCAATTCTCTCACCAATCATTATCTGATAGAAAATTTAGCCTACTCAACATTGTTTTCTGTTATTGTTGATCTTTTCATACTGTAGTGAGTAGTTTTGCGAGTCGCATTATCATCAACTACCTGAATATTGCTGCGTCTTGTTTTTTTCAACTGAACTTTATCAAATAATTCCTGTGAAATAATAGGAAAGTGGCAGTCTATTGCTAAATATTTCTGGAAGTCACCTTTGTTGATTATTCTTTTATTGTTAGGATATTCAAGGCCGTAAGTTTTCCAACCACCACATTGCCCGTGTATTTTTCATTTGACAGCATTGTATCAATTGTACGCTTAGCCCAATGTTCTTTGCCTGTTGGAGACTTTATACATTTTTCTTCAAGGTAACGAATTATTGCTAGAATGCTATATCCATTAAGATATAACTCATAAATTTTTTGTACTACTTTGGATTGATCTTCATCTATAACAATATTTCCATCAGAAGCATTAATATAGCCATAACACTTGCGATTATAAAATTTTGAGTTTCCGGTCTCAAAGCCACGCTGAATACCCCACCTAATATTTTGGCTTCTTGATTCACTATCAGCTTGTGCCACTGCGTTGAGAATGGATAATAGAAAAGTCTTACTTGTCTCTGAAATATTAATGTTTTCAACCTCAAAGTGCACATCAATAAGTAGGCTATGCAATTTATTTATCACATCTAGTGTATCCACTGTATTGCGTCCAAAGCGACTTACTGATTTGGTAATTATTAAGTCAATTTTGTGGTCATAGCAATCTGAGAGCATTCTTTGGAATTCTACCCTGTCGGTAGTATTTTTCCCGGATTTAATATCTGCATATATATCAACCAGTTCCCAATCAAGGTGCCGCTTAACCATCTGCTTATATTGGTGGATTTGGTTGTTAAGGCTTTCTATTTGATCAGCATGCGCCGTGCTGACTCTGCAGTATATTGCTACCTTTACTTTTAGCATGAGAGGTATTCTCTCAATTTTTGTGACTTTTCTTTCATTACTAATAATCGCATCATTCCTTTAAAAGAATTGAAAAGATAAAATTTTCCTACTCACATGTATCTCATATGAAAATTTCATCCAATATAATGATTATTGCCAAAATGTATTAAAATAATTAGCCTAACCATCTCACTTCGGAATTAGATTTATATTTAGGCTATGTTAAAGAGTAGTGATGAAAATCATACACACCAATTATAGCCAATATTATCCTTTTGTTGTATAATGGTGTTAATTCAGACTTGTAAAAAAAGACGAAGTGGAGATAATATGCAACAAATAGTAATTTGAAGGGGTGTTGTTATGGGAGAATTATCAAAACTATCTAATATTGGAAAAGAAGTTGAAAGTCAGTTAAATATAATAGGTATATTTACTTATGATCAATTAAAAGATATTGGCACAGAACAAGCGTGGCTGAAAATACAAGAAGTTGATGCTTCTGCGTGTATTCATAGATTATTAGCACTGGAAGGTGCAATTCAAGGGGTTAGGAAAACAGCCTTACCACAGGAACGAAAAGCAGAACTAAAAGATTTTTATAATTGGCATAAATGTAAATAGTAATTTGTCATTGAGTTAAACATAAATTTCTTACAGTGCAATGTATCATAATAAACAATTTGTAAAAAATTCTAAAAATTGCAACTCGATCAGTGTCATTGATGTGCCAACTGTGTGTTGGACTAGATGTGGTAATTTTATATATGATATAGTATGATTTATAAAAAATATAACTGAAAAAGAGGTATAAATTATGATAAAACCAATTATAAAAGACATATTGTTTTTAGAACAAAAATCAGAAGATGCAACTAAAAATGATATAGCAGTAATTGATGATTTAGTAGATACATTAAGAGCAAACTTAGAGTATTGTGTTGGATTGGCTGGGAACATGATTGGAGTAAAAAAACGTATATTGGTATTTACTGTAGTCAACCTTATTATACCTATGATAAATCCAGTTATATTAAAGAAAGAAAAGCTTTATGAAACAGAAGAGAGTTGTTTATCTTTAATTGGCTTTAGAAAAACAAATAGATATGAAAAGATAGAAGTGGAGTATCTTGATAGAAATTTTAAGAAGCAAAAGCAAGTGTTTACTGGATTTATAGCACAAATAATTCAACATGAAATGGATCATTTTGAAGGTATAATAATCTAATTGAATAATTAAAATATGAAGTAATTATTAGCCTAGAGGTCATTGAGAACCATGTGAGTTTGATAAGTGAGGTTTTCCTCTGATCATTAATTAATAATGATTAGGGCTACTGTTATTTAGAAACATAGTATATACTTGATTTGAAGAGAAATAGGTATTTTAAAAAAGAAAGAGAGTGAAAAGAATGGAAAAATTTTTTAAAGCAATAGAGGAAAAGATAAGAAAGTCAGGATATCCTGGAGAAGTCAGTGGCGAAGAAATCTACGCTGAAATAAGTGATGAGGCCGAGGATCAAGAAGAAGGAAGTTACTTATTCATGAAGAAGCAAAATGATAATATCATGTTCGAGTACAGAGTGGATATTTTAGAGGACAATATTAATTTAGCAACCCTCACGATACATACATCAGAGAGAAATTACTTTATTGATTTTGATGCTGAGTAGATAGACGTATTGGGGATGAAGTATGTTACTGGTAAAATAAAATTGGATTTTAAGAATTTTTGTGATTTTTTAATTAAGAAATAAATTTGTTGATAATAACTATGGTGTGATTACACTGGAAGGAAACTTATTTCCAGTTAGAAAGCCTAGCGACAGGTATAGAAATAATAATATTGAAGCAATAACAAAAAGAAATTCTGAAATTTTTGCATAAATTTAAAGACAAATTCCAATTTGTAGAGCTGAATTAACATGATTTTAGACGCAATTATTTCACATTTTTCATATATTAAGTAATAAAGGCAGCCTTGAGAGGTTGCCTTTCAATTTCAACATTATTCTTAAACAGAGCCTTTATTTAACATAAAAACCTTTGATTTTAAAGAGTCATCATAAAAAATGGCTGGGTGGAAGATGACCTGGCGATGGATAATATATCATTGCTACATTCAAAACTTACCAGCGATGAGATAATAAACTATTTTGAAGTAAGCGCCGATTCGATTGACAGCGTTCTGGATATCTTTGTGCGCGTTAATTCCGGCGGTACGGTCTTATCTAAGAGTGACCTTTTGTTTTCAACTATTATTTCTCACTGGGATAAGGCAAGAGACGAAATCGATAAACTGCTAGCTGAAATAAATAAGATCGGAGAAGGATATAAATTTACAAATGATTTTGTAATGCGTACTTGCCTCTATCTATTAGATATGTCTGTAACTTTAAAAGTTGAGACCTTCAAAAGGGATAGCGTATTAAAAATAAAAGATAATTGGGCAGCAATCAGTACCTCTGTAAAAGATACTGTACATTTGTTAAATGAATTTGGATTTAACTCTAATAACATAATTTCTTATGTTGCAATAACGCCTATTGTTTATTATAAGTATAAAGGCGGTGCCTTTGACACTGGCAGTAAATCAGAATTAAGAAAATATATTGTAATGGCACAAGTTAAACAGATCTTTGGTGCAGCAACTAATTCGGCTCTTGCAAATATTAGAGAAGCACTTAAGATTTCGCCATCTGATTCGTTCAAAATGAGCTACTTAACAAATGTGCGCTTTACAGGCGATAGAAGCTTGCGGTATACAGCGGATGAGATCGATGCGTTGTTTGACACGTTTGGGATTGGTGCTTATACATTTATGCTTTTATCTCTGCTGTACCCGAATTTGAAATATAGTCAAAAAGGCTTCCATCAAGACCATATGCATCCACATACAGGATTTGAGGAAGAAAAGATCAAGGACCTAGTTTTACCGGATGGTATTGTTATTGATGATGACAGAAAAGTTGAATGGTGCCGTAGAAGAAATACTCTCGCAAATCTTCAATTGCTTGAAGGTAGAGAAAACGAAAGTAAAAATGCTATGCCTTTAGTGGACTGGTTAAAGATTCCGGAGAACAGTGATAATGTTAAATATCTGCCTACTTTTGTTTCTTGTGAATTAGCACATTTTGAGGAGTTCATGGAAAAAAGGCAGAAATTAATGAGTGACGCATTAAAAGCAATCCTATTGTAATTATGAACAATTGTGTACCGTGAGGAATTAGTTTCATTGAAGGAGGAAGAAATATACATGTATATAGGTTCGTTAGAAGAACGCCGAGCTAGAGGAAGTGAAATAAAACTTGTAACTGCTGCTTTGTATGAAGCAAAAGTTAAGGACGAAGAAATCGTGCGAGTATTGATGAAGGTATGTGATGCAGATAGAGAGGAAGCAACTAATGCGTTTCGTAATGAAAAGTTCATGTTGTATCCACGTAGAGAATTGTATCAATACCTGATTCTAGAAAAAGGCTTTGAAGAACATGACGCTGATGTGTTTATACGCAATAAAGCTACACGCGCGTTGGCTGACAACAGGGAGCTAAGTAAATTATCACCAGCTAAAATGTTTGACGCTATTAATAAGGCTAATAAATAAGTGGAGGAAAACTAATGGCTAAAAGAGATCGTTATAATGCGCTGGTTATTCTTACAAATAATGCGGCTCTCATATGGAAAGAAGCTCGTGGGATAGCGCCGGATTCGGCGTCAGATAAGCTGGACGATGCTATGCTCGAATGGCAAAGCGAATTAACTAAAACATTGAAAATTTGGATTGATAAAGGTCTCACAATGACTACAGGTGAGCTGATTCTTGCACGTGCAAACCTTGGTGCAGTCGTTGAATCGTGGCTTAAATTCTTTTACTGTGTTTATTATGAAGATTATTGTAAGAGCCCGATTACAAATAATAAAGGCAAAATGATAGAGCCGGAAAAAGCGTCGTTCGATAATCTTAAAGAATTTAGTAGTGGAAAGCTATGGGATGATGTAAAGTCACCAGAGTACGCTTGGGTTGATTCTGTACAGCATAAAAGGAATGCAATTCATTCGTTCAGATACAGAAATATTGGAACTCCACAGGAATTTTTGGATGATATTGATCATCTTTATGATTTTGTAGATAATGTGCTTTCACACTTTCCACCGCTTGAGGACTATATCGAGGCATATCCAGCGGGCTATGTGATGAATCCATA
This DNA window, taken from Clostridium estertheticum, encodes the following:
- a CDS encoding NAD-dependent epimerase/dehydratase family protein gives rise to the protein MIKKKTVFLTGATGSMGFCGLKELLKEPLKYNVVILARPSAKNKQILKQYEGLDNLKIVWGDLNNYNDVKTCVNGVDIILHVAAFVSPEADYNPEQAMKINYGSTVNIINAIKKSGNCDNIKLVYIGTVAQTGDRMPPIHWGRVGDPIKPSVHDYYAVSKIAAERAVIESGLKYWVSLRQTGIISQHMLDIKDGITFHNCLDNVLEYVSDHDSGVLLKNACEDLPEDFWGHIYNIGGGEKARLGTYQMFKDLFEVMGLTKMEYAIDANWFATRNFHGQYYLDSDKLENYLHFRSQGAEYYIDLYKKNNESAIRAAKIITKFPGGQKLIGNSVRKQFEKIARTEHGPLFWVENNKLEYIETFFISKEARDAISPSIKDFKPYSNYDRVVHIDHGYDETKPESKLDIEDLKKAAAFRGGKCMSDNMTMGDMRTKLGFKCAFGHAFDASPRLILEGGHWCPQCERESWNYHEIAKTSEFFAQVWYTLHSKNEPSKVYPKKVNELDYI
- a CDS encoding MFS transporter, which encodes METIKTPFPRLAAGIVIGFGLMIMGFLTTGALLVPLKVMAIAPNGYASSYGLVAGVSAIFALIGNPIGGAISDRSTVAFGRRRLWILLGSLIGSLCIMFILFSKTILGVVIGWSAAQFFFNFTWAAYTALIPDQVEESKRGTMSGIFGIIMPAFMTVGMILINVIVHATDAVKFTTFACISIIGPIISLFIIKEGKVEFVKKSDNISFGKKISKVFPSPKKYPEFTWALFSKFLLMMGYCSMFYITVMLGGRMHMDPAQITSTYSIIMILGFAFTIITSLLGGILSDKIRKQKIFLYISTVIITIGILMFIIPNVKVFFIAAIVLNIGGGCFMAVDTAMVARVLPNKEDTAKDFGLMNVANCLPQSIVPAIGPLLLFIGGWNFFYIFLAIMPIIGIFTIMPIPEVGHKLKSEREAETNILAGTVVETE
- a CDS encoding carboxylesterase/lipase family protein; its protein translation is MVKKFLFDELPVVQTKAGQLKGYFYDGIYIFKGIPYAQAKRFQMPEEVTPWEGIKDATSYGYVCPLMEQDRPGAELMVPHRYWLQDENCQNLNIWTKALDENAKKPVLIWLHGGGFTAGSSIEQVAYDGFNMSQLGDVVVVSVNHRLNILGYMDLSPFREKYKNSQNSGHADLVASLKWVHENIAQFGGDPENVTLFGQSGGGMKITGLMQIPDADGLFHKGIVMSGIDDGKLMPQPHGDGRMIVTAMLEEMGLSENEVEALETLPYHELVKTYGKVCPMVMQKGGYMGCAPMKNDYYYGEPLIHGFTEHAKTIPLMVGSVFGEFAFKPMPFNKYELSDEEEKAILGQRYGQHAQELTDLFVKAYPDKKAVDLLTLDRIFRMPSKALAKLQAEGGKAPAYLYHFTLEFPYAYGKAAWHCSDIPFVFHNSDKVEICNIDGVSDELEEKIFQAVIHFAHTGNPNHPGLPEWQAVKPEDEPTMIFDRDCKICHNYDDELIKLYDEVSGPISLADLFSQDVQH
- a CDS encoding recombinase family protein; its protein translation is MLKVKVAIYCRVSTAHADQIESLNNQIHQYKQMVKRHLDWELVDIYADIKSGKNTTDRVEFQRMLSDCYDHKIDLIITKSVSRFGRNTVDTLDVINKLHSLLIDVHFEVENINISETSKTFLLSILNAVAQADSESRSQNIRWGIQRGFETGNSKFYNRKCYGYINASDGNIVIDEDQSKVVQKIYELYLNGYSILAIIRYLEEKCIKSPTGKEHWAKRTIDTMLSNEKYTGNVVVGKLTALNILTIKE
- a CDS encoding TfoX/Sxy family protein, which codes for MGELSKLSNIGKEVESQLNIIGIFTYDQLKDIGTEQAWLKIQEVDASACIHRLLALEGAIQGVRKTALPQERKAELKDFYNWHKCK
- a CDS encoding peptide deformylase, translating into MIKPIIKDILFLEQKSEDATKNDIAVIDDLVDTLRANLEYCVGLAGNMIGVKKRILVFTVVNLIIPMINPVILKKEKLYETEESCLSLIGFRKTNRYEKIEVEYLDRNFKKQKQVFTGFIAQIIQHEMDHFEGIII